One genomic window of Rhizobium sp. NZLR1 includes the following:
- a CDS encoding substrate-binding domain-containing protein, translating into MKGIRQLAEHLDISIGTVSRALNGKPDVNEETRRRVLAAAEELGYVANQSGRSLRQGETKVIGLMIESSTEAVENADNFFLGVTSGLQSVFARHSLDLIMLPSPSDEDPHEYLKRMVARGIVDAMIISNMQRIDRRIDLLSRAKIPFVSVGRSLSASNSPWIDLDFEGVAEHAVQRLVARGHRRIAITAPSSEVNLGYVFLESYRRALERHDIAFDRSLVIRVKSSEQGGYQAAHELLLLEERPTAVILIYELMAIGLYRRLTEAGVMPGRDIAVIGFRDAPRARFLQPSLSCFRMSLYDLGIALGQMLLANMPAYRKFYPDAGRNVVWPLELVPGESDAFQAVAMV; encoded by the coding sequence ATGAAGGGCATTCGCCAGCTTGCCGAACACTTGGATATTTCGATCGGCACGGTCTCCCGGGCGCTGAATGGCAAGCCTGATGTCAACGAGGAAACGCGCCGCCGCGTGCTGGCAGCCGCGGAGGAACTCGGCTACGTCGCCAACCAGTCGGGGCGGAGCCTGAGACAGGGAGAGACGAAGGTCATCGGGTTGATGATCGAATCCAGCACGGAGGCGGTCGAGAATGCCGACAACTTCTTCCTCGGCGTCACCAGCGGCCTGCAAAGCGTCTTTGCCCGCCACAGCCTCGACCTCATCATGCTGCCCAGCCCGAGCGATGAGGATCCGCACGAATATCTGAAGCGCATGGTGGCGCGGGGCATCGTCGATGCGATGATCATCTCGAATATGCAGCGTATCGACCGGCGCATCGATCTTCTGTCGCGGGCAAAGATCCCCTTCGTTTCGGTCGGCCGCAGCCTTTCGGCCAGCAATTCGCCCTGGATCGATCTCGATTTCGAAGGCGTGGCCGAACATGCGGTCCAGCGGCTGGTCGCACGCGGCCACCGTCGGATCGCGATCACCGCGCCGTCGAGCGAGGTCAACCTCGGCTACGTCTTTCTCGAGAGCTATCGCCGCGCGCTCGAACGCCACGATATAGCGTTCGACCGGTCGCTCGTCATCCGCGTCAAGTCGAGCGAACAAGGCGGCTATCAGGCGGCCCACGAGCTGCTGCTTCTTGAAGAGCGGCCGACGGCGGTGATCCTGATCTACGAGCTGATGGCGATCGGCCTTTACCGCCGCCTGACGGAGGCAGGCGTCATGCCCGGCCGCGACATTGCCGTGATCGGCTTCCGTGACGCGCCTCGAGCGCGGTTCCTGCAGCCCTCGCTCAGCTGCTTCCGCATGTCACTCTACGATCTCGGCATCGCGCTGGGCCAGATGCTTCTCGCCAACATGCCGGCCTATCGCAAGTTCTATCCCGATGCCGGCCGCAACGTCGTCTGGCCGCTCGAATTGGTGCCGGGAGAAAGCGATGCGTTTCAGGCGGTGGCCATGGTCTGA
- a CDS encoding extracellular solute-binding protein encodes MKRIARLALALGTAMLMTSMGHAEQKTFKIWWFEEPTTAQGIVWKKALEEFKTKHPDVNVSFEQKTFQQLQASGGMILNSDQAPDVLEYNKGNATAGLVASQGLLTNLDDYVKKEGWDKILNEGDFVLSRYDEKGIYGSGPVWGVSVFGEYVSCFYNIDMFEKAGLKPPTTLEEWVADMEAFKQKGLTPLALGAIDTSGQHLLASLAYTKADDAWVQNYQGLKAPLDGAPYLYAAQTLVDWVSKGYINKDSTGMKDTDAALLFTSGKAPMYVSGTWNLGTFASTIKDFKWGQFVIPTPKYSVGSTGNLWVVPKGSKNPDLAAEWISLTLSPKYQAELGNAGGVPIAADLSAITNPIGKNAAAVFKQISDKSGLGFYPDWPVPGYYDVLNQKDTGLFQSSLTAEQFVEQIKQVYDDAQENQ; translated from the coding sequence ATGAAAAGAATTGCAAGACTTGCGCTAGCACTCGGCACGGCGATGCTGATGACATCGATGGGCCATGCCGAACAGAAGACCTTCAAGATCTGGTGGTTCGAGGAGCCGACCACGGCTCAGGGCATTGTCTGGAAGAAAGCGCTCGAGGAGTTCAAGACGAAACATCCGGACGTCAACGTGAGCTTCGAGCAGAAAACCTTTCAGCAGTTGCAGGCCTCAGGCGGCATGATCCTCAATTCCGATCAGGCCCCCGACGTGCTCGAGTACAACAAGGGCAATGCGACCGCTGGCTTGGTTGCAAGCCAGGGATTGCTGACCAATCTGGATGACTATGTGAAGAAGGAAGGCTGGGACAAGATCCTTAACGAAGGCGATTTTGTCCTAAGCCGTTATGACGAAAAGGGCATCTATGGCTCCGGCCCTGTTTGGGGCGTCTCGGTCTTCGGCGAATATGTTTCGTGCTTCTACAATATTGACATGTTCGAAAAGGCAGGCCTCAAGCCGCCGACGACGCTCGAAGAGTGGGTCGCTGACATGGAAGCCTTCAAGCAGAAGGGTCTCACGCCTCTCGCGCTCGGCGCCATCGACACCAGTGGCCAGCACTTGCTTGCCTCTCTCGCCTATACCAAGGCCGATGACGCCTGGGTCCAGAATTATCAGGGTTTGAAGGCCCCCCTCGACGGCGCGCCCTACCTCTATGCGGCGCAGACATTGGTCGACTGGGTCAGCAAGGGCTACATCAACAAAGACTCCACGGGCATGAAGGACACGGACGCGGCCCTGCTCTTCACCTCCGGCAAGGCGCCGATGTACGTCTCGGGCACGTGGAATCTCGGCACCTTCGCCTCGACCATCAAGGACTTCAAGTGGGGTCAGTTCGTAATTCCGACGCCGAAATATTCGGTCGGCTCGACAGGCAATCTCTGGGTCGTTCCCAAGGGCAGCAAGAATCCCGATCTCGCCGCCGAGTGGATCAGCCTGACCTTGTCGCCGAAGTACCAAGCTGAACTCGGCAATGCCGGCGGCGTGCCGATCGCCGCTGATCTTTCAGCCATCACCAACCCCATCGGTAAGAACGCGGCAGCGGTTTTCAAGCAGATCTCTGACAAAAGCGGCCTCGGTTTCTATCCTGACTGGCCGGTCCCCGGCTACTACGACGTGCTCAATCAGAAAGACACCGGTCTCTTCCAGAGCAGTCTGACTGCGGAGCAGTTCGTCGAACAGATCAAGCAGGTTTACGACGACGCGCAGGAAAATCAGTAG
- a CDS encoding type II toxin-antitoxin system VapC family toxin: MVFLLDTNVVSAARRAERQSREFQDFMKEFSVAEAYLSAVTIMEIQFGIQRERGRDPGFAEDLRRWMDESVLTEFAERILPFDAATASRAGLLPTADKRPSADAMIAATALEHGLNLVTRNVAHFIPLGIECIDPWRFAGTRS; the protein is encoded by the coding sequence ATGGTGTTCCTGCTTGACACGAATGTCGTCTCTGCTGCGCGAAGAGCCGAGCGGCAGTCGCGGGAATTCCAAGACTTCATGAAGGAGTTTTCCGTTGCCGAAGCCTATCTCTCAGCGGTTACGATCATGGAAATCCAGTTCGGCATCCAGCGCGAGCGCGGAAGGGACCCCGGCTTCGCCGAGGATCTGCGCCGCTGGATGGATGAGAGCGTGCTGACGGAATTCGCCGAGCGCATCCTGCCATTCGATGCAGCGACGGCAAGCCGGGCCGGACTGCTTCCAACCGCGGACAAGCGTCCATCCGCCGATGCAATGATCGCCGCCACTGCGTTGGAACACGGGCTGAACCTCGTGACCCGCAATGTCGCGCATTTCATCCCGCTAGGCATCGAATGCATCGACCCCTGGCGTTTTGCTGGCACACGGAGCTGA
- the ugpC gene encoding sn-glycerol-3-phosphate ABC transporter ATP-binding protein UgpC, whose product MSQDIQIELLGIEKHYGAFHALKNVNLSIPKGTFVALVGPSGCGKSTLLRSLAGLEKITGGTLKIAGEVMNDVPPRARNIAMVFQSYALYPHMTVEQNLTYSLKMHGVPKAEAKQKAEEVAVITGLSRLLDRYPRQLSGGQRQRVAMGRAIIRNPQAFLFDEPLSNLDAALRVSMRKEIRALHDRLGATSVYVTHDQIEAMTMADHVVVMKDGVIEQQGAPLDLYDRPANRFVAGFIGSPAMNFIPAVGAEDGRHVVLDFGAVKQRLAINRSVEPGRTLVAGIRPEHIEVVAPGQGSFDVPIAFVESTGSSTFIVAETQPELTIVETRRDRVKTGDRIGLSIDPGQIHLFDASTDRVI is encoded by the coding sequence ATGAGCCAGGACATCCAGATCGAACTCTTGGGCATCGAGAAGCACTACGGCGCCTTTCACGCGCTTAAGAACGTCAACCTTTCAATTCCCAAGGGCACGTTCGTGGCGCTGGTCGGTCCGTCCGGATGCGGCAAGTCCACGTTGCTCCGCTCGCTTGCCGGGCTGGAAAAAATTACTGGCGGCACGCTGAAGATTGCCGGCGAGGTGATGAACGACGTGCCGCCGCGGGCGCGCAATATCGCCATGGTTTTTCAGAGTTACGCCCTCTATCCCCATATGACGGTGGAACAGAACCTGACCTATTCGCTGAAAATGCACGGTGTCCCTAAGGCAGAGGCAAAACAGAAAGCCGAGGAAGTCGCTGTCATCACCGGTCTTTCCCGGCTGCTCGACCGTTATCCGCGCCAGCTTTCCGGGGGCCAACGTCAGCGTGTAGCCATGGGCCGCGCCATTATCCGCAACCCCCAGGCCTTCCTGTTCGACGAGCCGCTTTCCAACCTTGATGCAGCGCTGCGTGTCTCGATGCGCAAGGAAATCCGCGCCCTGCACGACCGGCTGGGCGCCACCTCGGTGTATGTTACCCACGACCAGATCGAGGCGATGACGATGGCTGACCATGTCGTCGTCATGAAGGACGGTGTTATTGAGCAGCAGGGCGCGCCACTCGATCTTTACGATCGGCCGGCCAACCGGTTCGTCGCCGGTTTCATCGGTTCGCCGGCGATGAATTTCATTCCCGCGGTCGGCGCGGAAGACGGAAGACACGTGGTGCTCGATTTCGGCGCGGTGAAGCAGAGACTTGCGATCAACCGCAGCGTTGAGCCCGGCCGAACGCTCGTCGCAGGCATCCGGCCAGAACATATCGAGGTGGTCGCGCCCGGGCAGGGCAGCTTCGACGTGCCGATCGCCTTCGTCGAATCGACCGGCTCGTCGACCTTCATCGTCGCGGAGACCCAGCCGGAATTGACGATCGTCGAGACGCGCCGCGACAGGGTCAAGACGGGAGATAGGATCGGGCTTTCGATCGATCCGGGGCAGATCCATCTGTTCGACGCATCGACGGACCGTGTGATATAA
- a CDS encoding carbohydrate ABC transporter permease: protein MAYSVLSDGTTKAKATAVADRARRDPMRWVVLAILILLLAFTLFPFFLALLNAVKASAEYAVGGPLSIPRSIDLTAIEKFWTVSDFSRKLLNSVVISLAVSVLGVLISLFNAYAIGVGKVPGSRVILVVFLLGIMVPQESIIYPLYYMAKASGLYDTQLSVIIIFAVLQSAFGTYLLSTVLSTFPKEILEAAEMDGSTHWKTLWFVVVPVLRPTLMVLGTFFFIWTWNEFLIPLVMLVSNNNQTVSVAMGLTRGQNMSDPVLQASAAFLGIIPTVIFFLIFQRTLTRGIAAGAVK from the coding sequence ATGGCTTACTCAGTTCTCAGCGATGGTACGACCAAGGCAAAGGCGACGGCGGTAGCCGATCGCGCGCGGCGCGATCCCATGCGGTGGGTGGTGCTGGCCATCCTTATTCTGCTCCTCGCCTTTACGCTCTTTCCCTTTTTCCTTGCTCTGCTCAACGCCGTCAAGGCGAGCGCCGAATACGCGGTCGGCGGACCGCTTTCGATTCCCCGGTCGATCGATCTCACCGCGATCGAGAAATTCTGGACGGTGTCTGATTTCAGCCGCAAGCTGCTCAACAGCGTGGTGATCAGTCTCGCTGTGTCGGTGTTGGGGGTACTGATAAGCCTGTTCAACGCCTATGCGATTGGGGTCGGCAAGGTGCCGGGTTCCCGCGTGATCTTGGTGGTCTTTCTTCTCGGCATTATGGTGCCGCAGGAGTCCATCATTTACCCGCTTTACTACATGGCGAAAGCGAGCGGTCTCTACGATACGCAGCTTTCCGTGATCATCATTTTTGCGGTCCTGCAAAGCGCTTTCGGGACTTACCTGCTCTCGACCGTGCTCAGTACCTTTCCCAAGGAAATCCTCGAAGCGGCCGAGATGGATGGCTCGACCCACTGGAAAACGCTGTGGTTCGTAGTCGTCCCTGTGCTGCGGCCGACGCTCATGGTCCTGGGAACCTTCTTTTTCATCTGGACTTGGAACGAATTCTTGATCCCGCTCGTCATGCTGGTGTCCAACAACAACCAGACGGTCTCGGTCGCCATGGGCCTCACCCGCGGTCAGAATATGTCGGACCCGGTGCTGCAGGCCTCGGCGGCTTTCCTGGGTATAATACCGACCGTGATCTTCTTCTTGATCTTCCAGCGCACACTAACGCGCGGCATCGCCGCCGGAGCAGTCAAATGA
- a CDS encoding sugar phosphate isomerase/epimerase, producing the protein MSNPAKSIRIGTMVSGNKGDTAQRIGEIADMGFESFEPFFWQTTKGQDLSELGKRCLDAIGDRDITISTLGMFGNPLEEDAIDLETLQGWKDCIDNAHHFGATCVAGFTGRIRGKPLTDSLPRYKEIWSELAKRAADKGVKIAFENCAMDGNWATGDWNIAHNPDAWELIFNETPDDHIGLEWEPCHQMVYLIDPLPQIRKWAHKFFHVHGKDATIRWEVIKEHGIFGKEKFVFMRTPGFGDSNWTDIISELRLAGWSGSIDIEGWHDPVYRDELEMTGQVHGLNYLKKCRGGDFVVDP; encoded by the coding sequence GTGAGCAACCCTGCAAAATCAATTCGCATCGGCACCATGGTCAGCGGTAACAAGGGCGATACCGCCCAGCGCATCGGCGAAATCGCCGACATGGGCTTCGAAAGCTTCGAACCCTTCTTCTGGCAGACGACCAAGGGCCAGGACCTTTCCGAGCTCGGCAAGCGCTGCCTCGACGCGATCGGCGACCGCGACATCACCATCTCGACGCTCGGCATGTTCGGCAATCCGCTGGAAGAGGACGCAATCGACCTGGAGACGCTGCAGGGCTGGAAAGACTGCATCGACAATGCCCATCATTTCGGCGCCACCTGCGTTGCCGGCTTCACCGGCCGCATCCGCGGCAAGCCGCTGACCGACAGCCTGCCGCGTTACAAGGAGATCTGGAGCGAGCTTGCCAAGCGCGCCGCCGACAAGGGCGTCAAGATCGCCTTCGAGAATTGCGCCATGGACGGCAACTGGGCGACAGGCGACTGGAACATCGCCCACAATCCGGACGCCTGGGAGCTGATCTTCAACGAAACGCCGGACGATCATATCGGGCTCGAATGGGAGCCCTGCCACCAGATGGTCTATCTGATCGACCCACTGCCGCAGATCCGCAAATGGGCGCACAAGTTCTTTCATGTTCACGGCAAGGACGCGACCATTCGCTGGGAGGTCATCAAGGAACACGGCATTTTCGGCAAGGAAAAATTCGTCTTCATGCGCACGCCGGGCTTCGGCGACAGCAACTGGACCGACATCATTTCCGAACTGCGCCTTGCCGGCTGGTCGGGCTCGATCGACATCGAAGGCTGGCACGACCCGGTCTATCGCGATGAACTCGAAATGACTGGTCAGGTTCACGGGCTCAACTATCTGAAGAAGTGCCGGGGCGGAGATTTCGTTGTTGATCCCTGA
- a CDS encoding SfnB family sulfur acquisition oxidoreductase yields the protein MNTVLRQADQIRPVAARIGSDEEVIATARRLAAQFAARAAERDSDRLLPFAELDLLAQSGLLAITVPAQYGGLDVSNAVLAEITAILSEADSSIGQIPQNHFYILEALRTDGGEEQQRYFFGRVLAGDRFGNALSERGTKTVGHYNTRITRDGPGYRINGRKFYSTGVLFADWITVFALDAEERLTMAFVPKGTEGIEIVDDWDGFGQRTTGSGTTILDNVYVSADSVVFHHKGFERPTTIGSVGQIIHAGIDLGIARAAFAETLEFVRTKSRPWMDSGLDRASDDPLTIAKVGQIAIRLEAATALVERAGHKVDAAQIETTEKNVVEATLAVAAAKVLTTEVAIEAANTLFELAGTSSVQAGLNLDRHWRNARTHTLHDPVRWKYHVVGNYHLNGVTPPKNGAL from the coding sequence ATGAATACCGTCCTGAGGCAAGCAGACCAGATCCGGCCGGTGGCCGCCCGTATCGGCAGCGACGAGGAAGTGATCGCAACCGCCCGCAGGCTGGCGGCGCAATTTGCCGCACGCGCCGCCGAGCGCGATAGCGACCGGCTCCTGCCGTTCGCCGAACTCGATCTTCTCGCCCAATCCGGCCTTCTGGCGATCACCGTGCCCGCGCAATATGGCGGGCTCGACGTCTCGAACGCCGTGCTTGCCGAGATCACCGCGATCCTGTCGGAGGCGGACAGTTCGATCGGCCAGATCCCGCAGAACCATTTCTATATTCTCGAGGCGCTCAGAACCGACGGCGGCGAGGAGCAGCAGCGTTATTTCTTCGGCCGGGTGCTGGCCGGCGACCGTTTCGGCAATGCACTTTCCGAGCGCGGCACGAAGACGGTCGGCCACTATAACACGCGCATCACCCGCGACGGTCCGGGTTACCGGATCAACGGCCGCAAATTCTATTCGACCGGCGTCCTCTTTGCCGACTGGATCACCGTCTTTGCGCTCGATGCGGAGGAGCGGCTGACCATGGCCTTCGTGCCGAAAGGCACCGAAGGCATCGAGATCGTCGACGACTGGGACGGTTTTGGCCAGCGCACCACCGGCAGCGGCACGACGATCCTCGACAATGTCTATGTCAGCGCCGATTCCGTCGTCTTCCATCACAAGGGCTTCGAGCGGCCGACGACGATCGGCTCGGTCGGCCAGATCATCCATGCCGGTATCGATCTCGGTATCGCGCGGGCGGCCTTTGCCGAAACGCTGGAGTTCGTCAGGACGAAATCGCGCCCCTGGATGGATAGCGGCCTCGACCGTGCCTCCGACGATCCGCTGACGATCGCCAAGGTCGGCCAGATCGCCATCCGGCTGGAAGCCGCAACGGCGCTCGTCGAGCGTGCCGGCCACAAGGTCGATGCCGCGCAGATCGAGACGACGGAGAAAAACGTTGTCGAGGCGACGCTTGCGGTTGCCGCCGCCAAGGTGCTGACGACCGAGGTGGCGATCGAGGCGGCGAATACGCTCTTCGAACTTGCAGGAACCTCGTCGGTACAGGCAGGCCTCAATCTCGACCGCCACTGGCGCAATGCCCGCACTCATACGCTGCACGATCCGGTGCGCTGGAAATATCACGTTGTCGGCAACTACCATCTGAACGGCGTGACGCCGCCGAAAAACGGCGCGCTCTGA
- a CDS encoding LLM class flavin-dependent oxidoreductase, with protein MTRSRQLRLGAFMRPVSLHTGAWRYPGSYPDANFNFAHLKFFAQALERAKFDAFFMADHLAVLNMPVEALRRSHTVTSFEPFTLLSALAAVTERIGLVATASTTFDEPYHIARRFASLDHISGGRAGWNIVTTSNPDAALNFGLDEHMEHGERYHRAREFYDVVTGLWDSFADDAFIRDRESGLFFDPEKMHALNHKGEELSVRGPLNIARPPQGWPVIVQAGQSDPGRQLAAETAEMVFCSPRDLAAGKVLFADIKGRMEAIGRNRDHLKILPAAFVIVGDSIEEARAKRATLDGLVHYDSAIASLSIALGHDASGFDPDAPLPADIPDTNASKTGRAQVLKLAAEENLTVRQLAQRYGGYAGLAFVGTPASIADEMECWLEEEGSDGFNIVFPYLPQGLLDVTERLVPELQRRGLFRSEYEGATLREHLGLPRPENRFFVSGA; from the coding sequence ATGACCCGTTCACGGCAGTTGCGCCTCGGCGCCTTCATGCGTCCCGTCAGCTTGCATACCGGCGCGTGGCGTTATCCCGGTTCCTATCCTGACGCAAACTTCAATTTCGCGCATCTAAAGTTCTTTGCACAGGCGCTGGAACGGGCGAAATTCGACGCCTTCTTCATGGCCGATCATCTTGCCGTGCTCAACATGCCGGTCGAGGCACTCAGGCGCAGCCACACCGTGACCTCTTTCGAGCCCTTCACGCTGCTCTCAGCGCTGGCGGCAGTGACGGAGCGTATCGGTCTCGTCGCTACCGCTTCCACCACATTCGACGAGCCCTATCACATAGCCCGACGTTTCGCCTCGCTCGACCATATCAGCGGTGGCCGCGCCGGCTGGAACATCGTCACGACGTCGAACCCCGACGCCGCTCTCAATTTTGGCCTCGACGAACATATGGAGCATGGCGAGCGTTATCATCGCGCTCGGGAGTTTTATGATGTCGTCACCGGGCTCTGGGACAGCTTCGCCGACGACGCCTTCATTCGCGACCGGGAGAGCGGCCTGTTCTTCGATCCGGAAAAAATGCATGCGCTGAACCATAAGGGCGAGGAACTCAGCGTCCGCGGGCCGCTCAATATCGCCCGCCCGCCGCAGGGATGGCCTGTCATCGTCCAGGCCGGCCAGTCGGATCCCGGCCGCCAGCTTGCCGCGGAGACCGCCGAAATGGTCTTCTGTTCGCCGCGCGATCTTGCCGCCGGCAAGGTGCTTTTTGCCGATATCAAGGGTCGCATGGAAGCCATCGGCCGCAACCGCGACCATCTGAAGATCCTGCCCGCCGCCTTCGTCATCGTCGGCGACAGCATCGAGGAGGCCCGCGCCAAACGTGCCACCCTCGACGGCCTGGTGCATTACGACAGCGCAATCGCCTCGCTTTCGATCGCGCTCGGCCATGACGCTTCCGGCTTCGATCCCGACGCGCCGCTACCGGCCGATATTCCCGACACCAATGCCAGCAAGACCGGCCGCGCCCAGGTCCTGAAGCTTGCGGCGGAAGAAAACCTGACCGTGCGGCAGCTGGCGCAACGCTATGGTGGCTATGCCGGCCTTGCCTTCGTCGGTACACCGGCAAGCATTGCCGACGAAATGGAATGCTGGCTGGAGGAGGAAGGCTCGGACGGCTTCAATATCGTCTTCCCCTATCTGCCGCAGGGTCTCCTTGACGTCACTGAACGACTGGTTCCGGAGCTTCAGCGCCGCGGCCTGTTCCGCAGCGAATATGAAGGCGCAACGCTGCGCGAGCATCTCGGCTTGCCGCGGCCGGAGAACCGGTTCTTCGTATCGGGCGCATGA
- a CDS encoding Gfo/Idh/MocA family oxidoreductase — protein MKFSAILCGCGAMSKGWLRAIASNPQLAESITIVGLVDLNRETAEKLAAEFGLKGAVIGSDLSEVIAATKADLVFDIVIPSARYDVVSAALKAGCHVLSEKPMAASLAEGAALIDLAAETGRIHAVIQNRRFISGIRRLRRFVDSGVIGELTGIHCDFFLAPHFGGFREEMDNVLLLDMAIHTFDAARYVADRKPLAVYCVERNPKGSWYRHGASANAIFEFSDDIVFTYRGSWCAEGERTSWESQWRLVGSKGMLTWDGEESFKATVAGEEPGLLRGSTSVNVPGPEHDEETHGHASVIADFIAAIRTGKQPETVNSDNIRSLAMVFGAIESAKTGKRIEISA, from the coding sequence GTGAAATTCAGTGCCATTCTGTGCGGGTGCGGAGCTATGTCCAAAGGTTGGTTGCGCGCCATCGCTTCCAACCCTCAACTGGCCGAATCCATCACCATCGTCGGTCTCGTCGACCTCAACCGGGAGACGGCGGAAAAGCTCGCTGCCGAGTTCGGTCTTAAGGGCGCTGTGATCGGTTCGGACCTGTCCGAAGTTATCGCTGCGACCAAGGCCGATCTGGTCTTCGACATCGTCATTCCGTCCGCCCGGTACGATGTCGTTTCGGCGGCGCTCAAGGCCGGCTGCCACGTGCTCAGCGAAAAGCCGATGGCCGCCTCGCTTGCCGAGGGCGCTGCGCTGATCGATCTCGCCGCAGAAACCGGCCGCATCCATGCGGTCATCCAAAACCGCCGTTTCATCTCGGGCATCAGGCGCCTGCGCCGCTTCGTCGACAGCGGCGTGATCGGCGAGCTCACCGGCATCCATTGCGACTTCTTCCTCGCACCGCATTTCGGCGGCTTCCGCGAAGAGATGGATAATGTCCTGCTTCTCGACATGGCGATCCACACCTTCGATGCCGCCCGTTACGTCGCCGACAGGAAGCCGCTCGCCGTCTATTGCGTCGAGCGCAATCCGAAGGGGTCGTGGTACCGGCACGGCGCCTCGGCCAATGCCATCTTCGAATTTTCAGACGATATCGTCTTTACCTATCGTGGCTCCTGGTGCGCCGAGGGTGAGCGCACCAGCTGGGAAAGCCAGTGGCGTCTCGTCGGCTCGAAGGGCATGCTCACCTGGGACGGCGAGGAGAGCTTCAAGGCGACGGTTGCGGGCGAGGAGCCCGGCCTGTTGCGTGGTTCTACTTCCGTAAACGTTCCCGGTCCGGAGCATGACGAAGAAACCCACGGCCACGCCAGCGTCATCGCCGACTTCATCGCGGCGATCCGCACCGGCAAACAGCCCGAAACGGTCAACTCCGACAATATCAGAAGCCTCGCCATGGTCTTCGGTGCGATCGAAAGCGCCAAGACCGGCAAGCGCATCGAAATTTCAGCATAG
- a CDS encoding type II toxin-antitoxin system Phd/YefM family antitoxin: MNVVWTMSMKMSFMTSASFNQNPSKAKKEANERPLVITDRGKAAYVLVSYAEFQANWKAPKTLFAALRDPTADEREFEPERLGFDDRTVEF, translated from the coding sequence ATGAATGTAGTATGGACGATGTCGATGAAAATGTCCTTCATGACCAGCGCTTCCTTCAACCAGAATCCGAGTAAGGCAAAGAAGGAGGCGAATGAACGGCCGCTCGTGATCACCGATCGCGGCAAGGCGGCTTATGTGCTTGTCAGTTATGCGGAATTTCAGGCGAACTGGAAGGCGCCGAAGACACTCTTTGCGGCCTTGCGCGATCCGACAGCCGATGAAAGGGAGTTCGAGCCCGAGCGGCTCGGCTTTGACGACAGGACCGTCGAGTTCTGA
- a CDS encoding sugar ABC transporter permease, with product MAISSQRSSDGSRSYSLYLIPGAIGFILIVLIPQLANLALSFTAWKGVGTPRPVGLQNYHRLLTDDQFWGSMYHTLLFIVSMTVIPVCIGLLLAALLFDYVRDQFGEWVSSFFRAGFYLPQILPVTVAGVLWGWILNPVGVINITLKAIGLDNLAQNWIGDATYALAAVSLVIVWIQVGYCLVVFMAGLSRIDPSLYEAAELDGANWWSRLVTITIPLLAPEIFVVVLTTLIAALKVFAPIFVITAGGPDNATLVPSYLTYYHFFTTQRVGYAAAIAVVQTTLTIALAVIFLRFQSQQEAKE from the coding sequence ATGGCCATATCCAGCCAGCGATCGAGCGACGGTTCACGAAGCTATAGCCTCTACCTCATCCCTGGGGCGATCGGCTTCATTCTGATCGTGCTGATACCGCAGCTTGCTAATCTCGCACTGAGCTTCACGGCATGGAAAGGCGTTGGCACGCCGCGACCGGTCGGCCTGCAGAACTATCATCGCCTGCTGACGGACGATCAATTCTGGGGATCGATGTATCACACCCTGCTGTTCATCGTCTCGATGACCGTGATACCGGTGTGCATCGGCCTGTTGCTGGCCGCTCTGCTGTTCGACTATGTCAGGGACCAATTCGGGGAATGGGTCTCGAGCTTCTTCAGGGCCGGTTTTTACTTACCGCAGATTCTGCCCGTAACGGTCGCGGGCGTGCTTTGGGGTTGGATTCTCAATCCCGTCGGTGTCATCAACATCACGCTAAAGGCCATCGGCCTTGATAATCTCGCCCAGAACTGGATCGGCGATGCGACATACGCACTTGCTGCCGTCTCGCTCGTCATTGTTTGGATACAAGTCGGCTATTGCCTGGTGGTGTTCATGGCCGGTCTATCGCGCATCGACCCTTCTCTCTACGAGGCTGCCGAGCTCGATGGGGCAAACTGGTGGAGCCGGCTGGTGACGATCACCATTCCGCTTCTGGCGCCGGAGATTTTCGTCGTTGTGCTGACCACGCTGATCGCAGCGCTTAAAGTCTTTGCGCCAATCTTTGTCATCACCGCCGGCGGCCCCGACAATGCCACGCTCGTGCCATCCTATCTGACTTACTACCACTTCTTCACAACACAGCGCGTCGGCTATGCCGCAGCCATCGCGGTTGTGCAAACGACTCTGACGATCGCTTTGGCTGTGATTTTCCTACGCTTCCAGAGCCAGCAGGAGGCGAAGGAGTAG